From Algoriphagus sp. NG3, the proteins below share one genomic window:
- a CDS encoding GAF domain-containing protein, with amino-acid sequence MNNTEPIINSIKKASGEPNWQELLETIISSFDCITGTIHTLDPATNLLILKSQKGIPDFLLPKMSSIPIGKGMAGIAAERKAPVEMCNLQTDESGVARPAAKETKVEGSIAVPMMLDGELYGTLGIAKSEPYDFTESESIALLAIGEEIARSIKN; translated from the coding sequence ATGAACAATACAGAGCCCATCATCAATTCCATCAAAAAAGCATCAGGAGAGCCCAATTGGCAAGAATTGCTGGAAACAATTATTTCATCCTTTGATTGCATCACAGGGACTATCCACACACTTGATCCTGCGACCAATCTACTGATACTCAAATCCCAAAAGGGAATTCCTGATTTCCTATTGCCTAAAATGTCTTCCATTCCTATCGGTAAGGGAATGGCAGGAATCGCAGCCGAACGGAAAGCTCCCGTGGAAATGTGCAATTTGCAGACCGATGAGTCCGGGGTAGCACGTCCGGCAGCAAAAGAAACCAAAGTAGAAGGATCCATTGCAGTCCCGATGATGCTGGACGGGGAATTGTATGGAACATTGGGCATCGCCAAGTCTGAACCTTATGATTTCACCGAATCAGAAAGTATAGCTTTGTTGGCTATAGGGGAGGAAATCGCCAGAAGTATTAAGAACTAG
- a CDS encoding arylamine N-acetyltransferase family protein, with amino-acid sequence MDRAKYLERIDYTEGIEATDDVLTKLHKKHVYQIPFENLDVHYKRIFDLDIARVYKKVINEGRGGFCYELNSLFNQLLNDFGFSSRIIASRIIDQDGTLGPELDHMAIYVKTEKEFLLDVGYGDLFDTPLEIRSGVQYDGRNYFRIDKMNQQEYLLSMSEDGADFSKRYTFSLDVVRIEHFNDICLDKQTNPKSYFVQNVICTKPTETGRVTIFNDKFLERKGELKTETRIQGEDDLTRFLEEKFSIMIRRQTVNK; translated from the coding sequence ATGGACAGAGCAAAGTACCTTGAAAGAATCGATTATACTGAGGGCATTGAGGCTACAGATGATGTCTTAACAAAGTTGCATAAGAAGCACGTCTACCAAATCCCTTTTGAAAATTTAGATGTACACTACAAGCGCATTTTCGACTTAGATATAGCCAGGGTCTATAAAAAAGTAATTAATGAGGGACGTGGTGGTTTTTGCTATGAGCTTAATTCATTGTTTAATCAGCTGCTTAATGACTTTGGCTTCTCCAGCAGAATCATAGCTTCACGTATCATCGATCAAGACGGTACCCTTGGCCCAGAACTTGACCACATGGCTATATATGTTAAGACCGAAAAGGAATTTCTGCTTGATGTTGGCTACGGTGACTTGTTTGACACTCCTCTTGAGATCAGGAGTGGCGTGCAATATGACGGGAGAAATTACTTTCGAATTGACAAGATGAATCAGCAGGAATACCTCCTATCCATGTCTGAAGACGGAGCAGATTTTTCGAAAAGGTATACATTTAGTTTGGATGTAGTCAGGATCGAGCACTTCAACGACATTTGCCTGGATAAGCAAACCAATCCAAAATCATACTTTGTGCAGAATGTAATTTGCACCAAACCGACAGAAACCGGTCGCGTGACTATTTTCAATGACAAATTTCTGGAAAGAAAAGGTGAATTGAAAACTGAAACGCGAATTCAAGGAGAAGATGATTTGACTAGATTTTTGGAGGAAAAATTCAGCATTATGATCAGACGACAAACCGTTAACAAGTGA
- a CDS encoding Rrf2 family transcriptional regulator — protein MISKRAKYAIKTILFINDHPELAPISAKLISEKERIPYKFLENILRDLKSHQLVKSIRGAEGGYSLGKAPEEISIAQIMRIVDGPIALIPCISERYYEPCAECEDEETCRIRKLFNEVRTEMLPVLERPITTLK, from the coding sequence ATGATATCAAAACGGGCAAAATACGCGATCAAAACCATACTTTTTATAAATGATCACCCTGAATTGGCTCCGATTTCCGCAAAGTTAATCTCGGAAAAGGAGCGCATACCTTATAAGTTTCTGGAGAATATACTCAGGGATCTGAAATCACATCAATTGGTCAAAAGTATCCGTGGGGCTGAAGGTGGATATTCTTTGGGAAAGGCTCCAGAAGAGATTTCCATAGCCCAAATAATGAGAATAGTGGATGGACCAATAGCGTTGATACCTTGTATTTCAGAGCGTTATTATGAGCCATGTGCTGAGTGTGAAGATGAAGAGACTTGCCGGATCAGGAAGTTGTTTAATGAAGTGAGAACTGAAATGCTTCCGGTTTTGGAGCGTCCTATAACTACTCTGAAATAG
- a CDS encoding TonB-dependent receptor: MKTIASFTLFLVLSLNQVKAQAIISGIVLDSDDLPLIGATIHFQGTAQYMITDGNGGFSIQAPSGFPISIQVNFVGFKEYILELNALPANPLAIKLENDTDLAEVLITARRRTEEVQKVPIPISVVGGARIADAGAFNVNRIKELVPTVQLYSSNPRNTTLNIRGLGATFGLTNDGIDPGVGFYVDGVYYARPAATTLDFVDIEQIEVLRGPQGTLFGKNTTAGAFNITTKIPEFTPSGKVELSYGNLGFIQAKASLTGPLSKSLAGRLSFSGTQRNGTIEHVTTGKQLNDMNNLGFRGQLLYNPSSKLEIILAADANFQRPDGYAQVPAGVVKTQGPDFRQFEAIVNDLNYRLPSTNAFDRKIDHDTPWKANNELGGISGTMDYELGNGTLTTTTAWRYWNWDPSNDRDFTGLPVQTLSQAPSRHRQFSQEIRYAGDFSDRLSGVAGIYYLSQNLETSPFHSEESGSAAWRFLQNNQDPLWQTPGLLEGYGIRTTSMLESSSAAVFGQIDWSISETISVLPGFRFNYDKKDVEYRRVTYGGLITEDPALLALKDRVYSPQDFQVDASEQNFSGQLTIAYRPSEKISTYAAASTSYKPIGVNLGGLPSENGEPMTALATVKPEYVTHFELGFKTVPVKGATLNVSAFRTSIEDYQTLVQTPEPGVNRGYLSNAEEVRVMGFELDGNVRLSSHLSLTMAAAYTDGIYQSFTNAPVPLEEVGGEFTYKDISGERLPGISKWAGSLGAEFTTPAKFFAQKSTYFFAFDSYFRSEYSSSPSPSAYLNIPGYGLINARTGFRSESGLSAFLWTRNLLNKNYYEQLLPASGSTGLYAAVLGDPVTYGITLRYEF; encoded by the coding sequence ATGAAAACAATTGCATCTTTTACGCTTTTCCTTGTTCTTTCTCTAAACCAAGTTAAGGCACAGGCTATAATCTCAGGAATCGTACTGGATTCGGATGATTTACCACTTATTGGAGCCACTATCCATTTCCAAGGAACAGCGCAGTATATGATCACTGACGGAAATGGCGGGTTTTCCATACAAGCTCCATCTGGATTCCCCATCTCCATCCAGGTCAACTTTGTGGGTTTTAAGGAATATATTCTTGAATTGAATGCACTCCCAGCTAATCCGCTAGCAATAAAACTGGAGAATGATACAGATTTGGCAGAAGTCCTCATTACTGCCCGCAGAAGGACGGAGGAGGTTCAAAAGGTTCCTATTCCGATATCAGTCGTTGGGGGAGCACGAATTGCTGATGCGGGGGCTTTCAATGTTAACCGGATAAAAGAACTAGTTCCGACAGTGCAATTGTATTCTTCCAATCCCCGGAACACCACCTTGAACATCCGCGGGCTTGGGGCTACTTTTGGCCTGACAAATGACGGAATTGATCCTGGTGTGGGGTTTTATGTGGACGGGGTGTATTATGCCAGACCAGCGGCGACCACGCTGGATTTTGTAGATATAGAACAGATTGAGGTATTGAGAGGGCCTCAGGGAACTCTTTTCGGCAAAAATACAACAGCGGGAGCCTTTAATATAACCACTAAAATCCCGGAATTCACCCCATCCGGAAAGGTGGAATTGAGCTACGGAAACCTGGGCTTCATTCAAGCAAAAGCATCCCTAACTGGTCCTTTGTCAAAATCTCTGGCAGGACGACTCTCCTTTTCAGGCACACAGCGAAACGGAACTATAGAACATGTAACCACAGGGAAACAACTGAACGATATGAACAATCTTGGCTTTAGGGGACAACTGTTGTACAACCCTTCCAGTAAGCTGGAAATTATATTGGCAGCTGATGCCAATTTCCAAAGACCAGACGGATATGCGCAGGTTCCTGCAGGTGTTGTCAAAACTCAAGGGCCGGATTTTAGACAATTTGAAGCTATTGTCAATGATTTGAATTACAGGCTGCCGAGTACAAATGCTTTCGATAGAAAAATTGACCATGACACACCTTGGAAGGCCAACAATGAACTGGGCGGGATATCTGGAACAATGGACTACGAACTGGGTAACGGGACATTGACTACCACTACGGCATGGAGGTACTGGAATTGGGATCCATCCAATGACAGGGATTTTACCGGGCTGCCTGTACAGACTTTATCCCAAGCTCCCTCACGGCACCGGCAGTTCTCCCAGGAAATCCGCTATGCAGGGGACTTTTCAGACCGACTCAGTGGAGTAGCAGGCATCTACTACTTAAGTCAAAATCTGGAAACATCCCCTTTCCATTCTGAGGAATCGGGCTCTGCAGCCTGGAGGTTTTTGCAGAATAACCAAGATCCGCTATGGCAAACACCGGGACTTTTGGAAGGCTATGGAATCCGGACTACCAGCATGCTGGAATCCAGCAGTGCAGCCGTTTTTGGGCAAATTGACTGGTCCATTTCTGAAACTATCAGCGTGCTCCCAGGCTTCCGTTTTAATTACGATAAGAAAGATGTAGAATATAGGCGTGTCACCTACGGAGGCCTGATCACAGAAGATCCTGCACTTCTAGCGTTAAAGGACCGCGTTTATTCTCCCCAAGACTTTCAGGTCGATGCATCCGAACAGAACTTCTCTGGGCAATTGACCATCGCCTATCGTCCATCAGAAAAAATAAGTACATATGCCGCAGCGTCCACAAGCTATAAGCCCATAGGTGTGAACCTTGGGGGATTACCCTCTGAAAATGGAGAACCCATGACTGCATTGGCAACGGTTAAACCTGAATATGTTACCCACTTCGAACTGGGATTCAAAACAGTTCCGGTCAAGGGTGCAACCTTGAATGTATCAGCCTTCAGAACTTCAATAGAAGATTATCAAACGCTGGTGCAGACTCCTGAACCCGGGGTAAACAGAGGGTATCTTTCGAATGCCGAAGAGGTACGGGTGATGGGCTTTGAACTTGACGGGAATGTCAGACTGTCCTCCCATCTCTCCCTAACTATGGCTGCAGCCTATACCGATGGAATCTACCAATCATTTACTAATGCGCCTGTCCCTCTAGAAGAAGTAGGTGGAGAATTCACCTACAAAGATATTTCAGGTGAAAGGCTACCTGGTATTTCCAAATGGGCCGGTTCCCTGGGAGCAGAATTCACAACGCCAGCAAAGTTTTTTGCGCAAAAAAGCACTTACTTTTTTGCCTTCGACAGCTATTTTCGCTCAGAATATTCATCCAGCCCGTCCCCTTCAGCATATTTAAATATTCCTGGGTATGGATTGATCAATGCCAGAACAGGATTCCGTTCCGAATCAGGTCTCTCAGCATTTCTCTGGACAAGAAATCTACTCAACAAAAACTATTACGAACAGCTCCTTCCTGCATCCGGAAGTACTGGATTGTATGCCGCAGTGCTGGGTGATCCCGTAACCTATGGCATC